GttttgctcttcttcttcttcttcttcttcttcgttcTTGGTTTTGTTGATCGCTTAGGGGATTGGAATTTTGCGGTTTCTTGGGGTTTCTTGGCCGGTTCGCCCGATCCTGGGGTTCAGTCTTGCGGGAGTGTTTTGAGGTGTTTCCTTCGCTGCCATGGATGATAGGATTCCCCCGCCCTCGCCCTTGCAGTACTCGCCGTCTCCTGTCCATTCTTCCCCTCACCCCCTCAGTTCTTTGAGGTATTCTTCCTCTGAAAGAGAGAGGTGGGTTCCTGCTTCGTCATCTTGCTCTtgaatttcttgttttttttttcgtgttaTTCTGTGCGATTGGTTTCCTCTCTATTTCTAGGACGAGTTTTGTTTAGGCAATTTGATCCTGGTTTCTGGAAATCTTTATGAGGGTGTACGAGATTCGATGCCGTCGGTGGAGATTTCTGCGTAATTCTGAACTTCTGGATGTGATGTTTGGCATGGATCAAATGCCGCCGGTGTGATGGAGGAGTGATCTGTGGAAATAGGGCTTTTCGGGATTGTTTGCTGATAGATTTGCAAGTGAGGGTAGCTAAAAATGGCTATTAGGAATAGATAggagccatttttttttgtttgtttggctGATGCTTGATGTAAAATTTGTGTGTAATAGATTGCTCATTGTTGAGAGCTGCATGTACTCCATATTCTTTTATGGACCTTGCTACATAATTTCTTATTAAAGTTCCTGTTTTTGAGTTTATTACAGTGTGGGCTTAATTTAGATTCTAAATTACTGTTCTGTCTTTTAGAATCTCTGTTAATTTTCTCATGGAAATAATAAAGTCAGAGTAACTAATGCTATACTGATGAGATTGTTTGTGTCGCAGATATCTGGCTGAGTTGCTTGCCGAGAGGCAGAAATTAGCTCCATTTGTACAAGTTCTTCCCTTCTGCACCAGGCTCTTGAACCAAGGTTGTTTCCTTGCCTTCATGAATATTGTAATGTTGCTTGAGTTCTTTACCAggcaaaaggaaaagaaaagctaGTCTTGTTAATGTCCCGATGACGCAGTATATTTCTTTACCAATAATTGCTATCTTTAGTTCACCTTTGAGCCATCTAGGTTACAGGCCATAAGTTATAAATTGCTATGATGACTTCATGGTAACCTCAGCTGCATCATTTTAGTTTGCATGATGCTTCTCCATTCCAAGGTTGTTGGTATCATACTATTAATAGATCAGAACTCAGAGGAGTATTACAGTGAATACTTTTGGCTAGATGTTCTTTTAGTCAATTCACCTACCAGTTACCACTATGCTATTATCTACTCCTCAGATAGCTACTATCTCACTAAGTTGATTTTTCCAGTAGGGGCTATGGTAACAGTGCATGTAATCAACTTCATTCTCTACTATCAATAGATAGATTTATGTCAACCAAAAAGTTTACCGTAAGAATGTCCACTCTGGattgtatttatattcttTAACTGAATGAATGCTTCGTAGTTGAAGTTACTTTATAAATCTGGCAATGTAACCTATACACCTGGCCCTTTTTCCCTGATATAGGCAGCATATATATTGCTACTGGCATTGTTAAACTATTATAAGCCTCTGCATCACCATGTTCTCATCATGATCAAGTTTCATTTCATGCAGAGATTCTGCGGGCATCTTCTTTGCCACCTAACCATAATTATGTTGATCCTGAGAGAATTGAGCATGGTAGCCCATTAAGGTTACCTGGCCTCCCAGTGAATGGTCAGCCAATGGATCTGGAGGGATGGTCAGGGATGCAAACAGAGGTAATGCAACTTCTAGCTATCTTTGATTATCGTTGAAGTTTTTTCTGCTTGTATCATCGATACATTTAAATAACATGTGTAGCATGAGTTATATTACTGAAAGACCATGTTCATTATTTCTCCATGTTGGGTATGTTGCCACATAATTAATGCAGGGTTGTTTCATGAATAAGTGCCCTTTTTATACTCTGCCCATGTCATGGACTACTGGCTCACACCCATGCGGCACTTCATGTCTTATGAACTCTTGAAGCTTCTCTCATCATATAATGGTGTCttgttctttcctttttcagaATATGGGGGTTCTACAAGCATCGTCTATGGGCTGGAATGGTCCTCCAGCAATTACTGGCACCCCTGTTGTCAAGAAAGTTGTGAGGCTAGATGTTCCTGTGGACAAGTATCCTAATGTATGCATGGCTTTTCTAATGCTCCTCGTGCTTTCCCTTAGTTTTCTTGCTACGCCATACCATGAATGGTTTACACTCTTCTTTTGTTGCTTTTCAGTACAACTTTGTTGGTCGGTTGTTGGGGCCACGAGGTAACTCACTCAAAAGAGTTGAAGCTTCAACCCAGTGTAGAGTTTATATTCGGGGACGTGGTTCAGTGAAAGATTCTGTTAAGGTATCTAAATGCACACTCTAATTCCCCTATTCTAGTTTCTGACAAGATTGTTTAGTTAGAATTGTTTTGACACATTTTTGGCAGTaccttatttttgttattaattattatatgggGTTTGTATTAAATAAACTAGAGGACGTTCCTACTTTCCTAGCCATCATTAATTCGTTTTGTCACAATATTATGAGCATACCATCTTAACTTGTGGCCGGTCCATGTTGATATGCAACCCTTAATCAATTAAACAACATTAATTGCATGTTAAAAGCTTACAGTACAATCTCCAGACGACAGTAGTTACATGCAAGGAATAGCAGACCATGGCACCATGCTAGTTAAGGATAAATAGATTCTTTTCTATttcaatattaatataatagcTATTCTAGTATTATGAGCTGCAACGTAAGGCTCATTAAGTATGTAATTTCTTCATGAACTTGTTACTACGTCACCCACAAACTGTTATCTAGTAagcattcaaattttgttggGACTGTTTACTGGGCTATTTGCTAATGACTTAATGCTCATTTAAATCTTTCACAATACAGTTTTTTTCCCTGATAATGTAAATCAAGCTTCTTCATCAAGATGTATCTGGCCCACAATACAATATAATTAGAACTTGATGTTCTGATTTTCTAACGTAGGAGGACAAGCTGAGAGATAAACCTGGGTATGAGCACCTGAATGAGCCATTGCATGTGCTTGTGGAAGCAGAGTTCCCAGCAGATATTATTGATGCCCGTCTAAACCAAGCAGTGACTATCCTGGAGGATCTTCTCAAACCAATTGTATGCGCCCTCATTCTTCATTGCTGTCACTATCT
This is a stretch of genomic DNA from Oryza brachyantha chromosome 1, ObraRS2, whole genome shotgun sequence. It encodes these proteins:
- the LOC102701220 gene encoding KH domain-containing protein At1g09660/At1g09670-like codes for the protein MDDRIPPPSPLQYSPSPVHSSPHPLSSLRYSSSERERYLAELLAERQKLAPFVQVLPFCTRLLNQEILRASSLPPNHNYVDPERIEHGSPLRLPGLPVNGQPMDLEGWSGMQTENMGVLQASSMGWNGPPAITGTPVVKKVVRLDVPVDKYPNYNFVGRLLGPRGNSLKRVEASTQCRVYIRGRGSVKDSVKEDKLRDKPGYEHLNEPLHVLVEAEFPADIIDARLNQAVTILEDLLKPIDESMDYYKKQQLRELAILNGTLREESPSPHLSPSVSPFNSTGMKRAKTGR